TGTGTATCAGTAAATTACATTTGTGGGGTAATGGAAAGAGAAAtcctttatttttaataaaaccatACATGACAGAAATGTATTTGACCACATGAGATATAACTGTAAAATAGCATATTTGAATTCAGGAAGATTTCTAAAGTTTACCTGTCGCTGGCTGAATGTCGAACAAAGTGAAGCTGCAAACGTCAACCCTGTGAAGAAATTGAACTAGTTAGTAAGGGTTTCTTTAGACTTGATGTGATAAGCTGTTCCTTTCTGACAAAATGTAGCTGACTTTTAAATAAGTAATTTAACacctcccctctctccctccttcaaGGACTTAATTAACTCTcaatttgtgcttttgtttccCTTCTCTTTCGTCCTGTAGAGATATTGGTGAGCTGGATGGGGAACACTTCAGTGCCCCTGCTCTGTGCAAATGATAATTCTCCATGACATCCTGCTCAACAATGACTGCATCCTGTGGGCTAATGACACTGGCTGAGCTGCAAAGGAACCACTTAATGATGACGGACACAGAGCACATTACGGCTGAACAATGAGTGATGAGCACTGGATGTCCCGGACAACCTCAAAGTGAGGGGCTGGGGACCCAAAGCATGTCTGGCTCACATGGTGCGTTCAGTGACGGGTCATCAAGTCTTGCTTTGGAGACATGCTTCTTCTCGCAAGGAGCTCTACTGTTGTGACAGAACGTCTTTCCACTCATAAACTTGCAACTCTGCCTTGAGTTGAGTGGCTCTTATTGCTGGTTACAGGCACCAGCAAGGGCCTCTTCCACTGAAGTGCTATGTTCTTCAATTCAGATGTTATTTCATTTGGATCAGATTTGATCAGGGctacaataaaatattatttttattataaaataactATTTTCTCCATTAACTTCCAAGTGAAAAATACCATTCCCATTTCACAGAGTTCAAGGTGACAGCTTCAAGTCCACTGATTCATCTGAGCAACAATCCATAATCCAAATACCTTCAATTAGCAATAatatgaaacaaagaaaagccgTAAATTCTCACAAAGCTGctggaaaaatgacagaaattcatttttttgtagATCAAAGATTTTTCAGCTCTAATCGCTGATGTGAAGTCCACCAGTTAAAGTTGCATTTTAACGCAGTGATAAACAAGTTTGACAAGTACTAATGCAGTTTGGAGGAGAGGGGCGCAAACATTGGTTATGCAGTGGGAGACTCAACAGACACATGTCAGCAAAATAACACAATGCTTCATTGTAAATATTCAGCCTGTGAAGTAACTGCAGAAATTCATGAGTAGGCAACTCAGGCCTTGCTTTGGTTGGCAACATGCAGAAAAACTGTGAGCAGTGATGACAGCAAATGACAATTATTTAATATGTATGttgattatattatataagATCAGGGAAACGGGGGAAgttcttaataatttattgGCATAATTAATTCACAGATGAGAAGCCGTTCAAAGGCAGAGGGCAGGATCAGTGTGATAAAGATTATGATTAATGGGAGTTTAGTCAGTAGCTTTCATTCAGCTGCACATAAACAATCATGGCTTTTTGTTGCAGTAGGACTGTGTAGTGCTCAACACAGGCCTGTAAAGGTGCATTTTACTGTAACCGCACCTTCAGCTTCGAGGTAATGACAACATCCTTTGACGCGAGTCAACATAAGGACTCGGTTACCGCAGTATCTCCCTTCCGCCGATATCATTCACTTCTCGGTTCCTACAAGCCTCAATTCTCCCAGAGATCAACCCTGCAACACTTCAAATTCACTTCTGAAGCGACGGCACAGCACAGACGCAGCCATATTGCTGCTTTAACTGCCTTTTTACCTTATTTCCGCAATGGGAATGGTGTGTCGTGATGCCCACAATTTTTCAGATAAGTAACAATGGCAGCCCTGCATCTTTTCAATTCTCACCGGTGTCTCGATAGCCGAATAAGGACCACAGAAGAGAACTGGCCTTCGCCAGAGGAAAATCACGCAGGTTGCGTTTAGAGCATCATCAAcatcggcagcagcagcagcatccgaTGGGGAGGATAAGTGTCCAGGATACATCAATAAGGAGGATATTTCCTCCGTCATTCACAGCCGCACTCTCACCTTTGTTGAATCCACGCGTGTGCCCGCCGACGTTACAGCTGTCCGAGCGATGAGAAACGGCTCGGACCATCCATCATCACCTTTCAGGCTCCTCTGCCGTTTCATTCGACTTCAGTCTTGGGAACTGCGGTTGCAGCCGCACATAGAAATGTGCGAGCGCCCCGCTCCGCTCGGCATCATCAGCGACCCAGCGGCAGAGGACGGCAGAGCAGAGCGCAAGCAGGATCAGAGATGCCATGCGCGGACACCTACTATACTTTTTACCCATGTGCGCACGCACGCTGGTTAAAGGCGCACTACTACTATTGCTGCTGTTACTTTGAATTATGATCCTCAGCATAATAGGCTGGGGAtgcaacataaacacagatttaatacattttaaagggGCACTCCAGTTTTTTACTATTGCACTTTATAAATTCGCAGTGCTCAGAAGAGACATTAAAGAAAGATGGCCAGAATTGATGCAGCAGAGTTAGGTCGCCTATACACACTGACTTTTACAGTCAAGATCCAAATGCTGGATGCTACAAATCCCAGTACATTTCAGTCGTGTCTGTGTGGgagcattttttatttacattttattgatatcCTCGACATCACTTGGAAATGCAGGACGCTGCAATGATCCTGTCGGGGTATGTTGAAggattttttcaaaataaaagtatcgCTCCTAATAAATTTTAAAGCTCCGAGATTAGATGGTTCTTGCCGAAATGGACGTTGGGAGTTGTATTTCACTTCAGCCCTGAACGGTTCATGTCCCAGGCAGTGTACTTATGTGAAACACACTTTCTCTACCTCTTAAATGTCCTGTTCTATCAAAATCTGCACCTCTaaggctttttgtttttacatttcaaaatcatATAATCGgagttatttattaaaacagacacaaaatgcATTCCTTTTCAGTATTTATTCATTATAGTCTATAACTTTTGATAAAATACACTTTGTTTACAAGTGCTGATGACTATATTACATTCACCCGGAGtttaaatggaaacaaaatgacacagacatataaaacaaattcacTTAGTGATTGGTTTAAAATTGGTGGTGACCGTTTGTGACACAGCCAATTCTATATGAACTGCTTctctaaatacacacacactaatgggGGATGGGGGGGATTGGGTGCTGGCTGACTCATGGTGAAGTCCCCATTAACAAAGATTTCAGCTGCCTTCAGGGTGtgattgatcttttttttttttgtccccaTATCTAATCAAATGATTTAACAGAGCATCCTAACATCACATTCAAACAAATAAGACCTAAGTAGTTATAGGGGATCAAAACCTGGTAAACCAGTTTTAATGAAATGACTATACTAAATACATGGGAACCTCTCCAGATTGTAATCTTATTTTAGAATCAATTTCCCACAAGACACAACCCCAAATtagcaaaaacatttcaaatagaTTTAGATTAATTCACTGATCAAAAATGGTGCAGTAAAAACATCTCTGATTTCAAAAGGTATTGACACAAATGTGGACAACTACAAGGATACACAGATTAGACATCTCTATGGAAAAATAGAAACCAACAAATTCATTGAAAAACCTGGGCCATACAGAATATTAGATAACTGGGCAATTTGAGTTACAAAAGTCAAGTTATTCTCTATAAGGTGGTCTAAACAAAATCATAGGAAAAATAGACAGCCAATATATTATTATAGTAAATACCCTGTTGATTTGTCAAAACAATTagcaaatagatttttttatattaaaatatattaattaaaatatattacttTGATTAACTAGcctgacattaaaaacaagttctgattattttgttttctttaaggtGACTTTGGCATATTACCTTGTAAATAATTGCTATAAAACAGGCCTACTTTGCACCTTGAGGAgatttcaaaatataaatgatgcGCCTTTAATTGCAGTCAGCACGAACATTAGAAAAACGTGCTGAGGTAACACTTCACACTGGCATTTTTTGCATGTTAATATGTGGCAAAGTAAGCATAAATGTTGTGTTCACATCATAATGCACTTACAAGATTGTAACAACACAGTGTTCAAACCACAAACCATGTGCTGGTTTATCCTTGTACATTACATATACACATTATTATTTACTTACAATATTTCACACCACATTACCATAGCGTCTTCTCGTAGTAATCTGAAGAATGGCGATTTTAAAGTGAAGTGTCAGACCTGCCTGTTACTTGGTGCCATATTGTACCTCCAAATCATTTTGTAAAACTGAAGCATAATTTGCTTAATCATTGCATGATAAAGCATTTAGCGTTTTAACATAATTTACTGTTCTCTATTTTCTTTCCACAGTAACAATTATTTTGTAATAAACAGATGGATATGCTCAAGCAAAATGTGCTgcatgaatgaaatgaaattaatttctaCACCTAGGTATATGCTGtaaaagagcaaatatttacagtgaaaaaaaaaaaaaacattttctccccTTGCCTTGAGTGTTTTTTAACTGCCACTGCTGATCCAGCTCTTCAGATATACATAAGAAACCTGACTTCATAGGAAACAGTATCTACAAACCAGCTTTCTGGGGAGAAAATGCATGTTCACACAGTAGGATGTGAGTTTAAATCTTcatctaaaatgaaaaagatcTCAATTTCCAAAAGGAACATAcaattttacatatatataaatgatttttcttttccctaTGTTTAAGTGCTGTACACAGTTACTATCTTATCTCCACATGGTTTTCAAGTGCTTTGCCCTGTAACTGTCAGTCAAGAAACGATGTGATGTGCATTTCTCGTGTTGATTTTTATAAAGTATCATTTAAAAACCCTTTTATATTCTTTCTAAAACTATACATTTTCTCTCATTCTTAAATTTGTGTGTTCAGtaataaatgtacagtttttatataaaaaaagttACTATAGGTTGCACTTCCCTGCCTTGCATGCATCAATGCCAAATAGGAGGTACTGTACAACCAATGATTATCATTAGCGCCAATTTTCTTGCCTTTGAACCATAAATGATTAGGCCCAATAATGAAAAGTGTCAGTCTAAAACACAACAGTCTTTATGTTCTACAAAAATAGCAACATTCACTTTCcctccttttttaaaaactacacgcacacagacacatatatctatatatatatatatatatatatatatatttacacacacatatatatatatatatagatatataaataatatagcACACTAACCCTAGCCGAGTGCAAACATTGCCAGATTTCATATTTACCACATCTGACAGACTACTGATTTGACTGAAAACTGATCAACATTTCTACCAAAAAATTGcacaaaacaactttttttagATGTTGGTGAAACAAAAGACCATCCAGTGTAAATCCTTGCCTTTCAAACTGTGACTTCATGCTGGCCTCTTTATCTGGAGCATGGCTAATGTGCTTTATCCCCAATGTGTATTGGTCCTCAGTGACCTGCCTTTTCTTTGTCCCATGATTCAATACCAATCAAATCAATCTtctatgttttattcatttcatatcATCGTACCActaaacatgacacacacagttTCGAGGGGCCGATGCAGTCATCATGGCAAAAGGCTCCACACCCTTTGCACATGATCATTGCCTTCAAACGGCAGTAGCATTTAGACTGGACGTCTTCCATGCTGGAGCCCTCAATGAACGACTGCTCAGGGGAAGGCTCGCCCTGGTTGGCGTGGTCTAACGAGTGACTGGCTGGTATGGTGGTGACAGTCACTGAGAAAGACATGATGCTCCCGTGAACGCTGCTGCAGTCGGCTTCTGATGAGGATGTGGAAGAGCCAGTGCCTGCAGTGCCGTGGTTTAAAGTGTGAGGTACAGACATGTTGATAGTCCCACCATAGCATGACGCTACCACAGGTTCCTGATTATTGAGCGTTCTCTGGGTTTGAAAGGCAGAGAGCCGCTGGTGACTGGGGTCCAAATGGGTAAGATATGGCTCAGAGTTTCCTTGATTATTATTGCAGAGTTCGAGGTGCCTTCGGTGTGACTGAGAAGAAGAGCTGGTGTCTTTGGCTGTTgcagtggtgctgctgctctctgcactAGCTGCACGTTCCTCTGATCCAGGCTCAGTTTTTATGCTGGCACAGTACTGAAAGCTCGCTGATTCCTCAGACTTGGTTATGGAGTAtccctgctgctctgttttaacaccagaaagaggagagaaaacctTCCTGGCTGGTTCCTCTTCCTTAACTGCCCCCTCTCCTTCTGTGCTTTCCCTTTTTAAACTAGACACAGAAGTATTTGGGATGGCAGACTGGTGCAGTCTTTTACTGTCAGACCCTCGCCCATATGTGGACACATTGAGCAGATAATGTCCTGTCATGGCAGGTTTGGGCATCCTTTTACGACCTAAAAAACCTACAGAAATCCTGGACTGGTCTTGATGTTCTTCTGCATGCACCAGTTGATGGACTTTGTACTGAGGCTGCTGAGGCACCAGGCTTCCATAAGGCTGGTTCTGATGGATTTTCCTCTGCATTAGAGCCTGTAGGATCTGCTCCTGAGTCTCCTTATCTGGAAGGTCCCTGCTATGCCTTGTGTATTCTGAGAAAACTCCAGCTTGTCCTGCTGTATTGAACTGATGGGACACTGGCTTATCAGCCCTGCGCGCTGTAGAGTGTGATGTCTTCCCTTTACTAGCAGAGgtaaagtttgacatttttacaccCACTTTGGACAGCGGTTTTGGGAGGATCTGCTCCAAAGGAACGTTTTTGCCCTGCAGAAGCTGAGTGACCAGTGGGTTGTTTGCAGGGATACAAGAGCTGGCCCTGTTTGATGCAGAAGAAGATGGGTTTTCCTGTCCCTTCAGACTGAGCACAGAGGAAGACTGTGTTGTAGAGCTTAAACTCTTTTGAAAGCTGTGGTGTCCTGTACTGACAGTACAAGCAGGAAGACCTTTCTGTAAGTCACCAGGTTTGCTTGAGCATGATGTCTGAGACCAGTTGGGGCTAAGCTGACCAGAGAAGTCAAATTGACAAGAAAAAGATGAACTGCCCTGACTGCTGCTGGTGGTTGGTAACTTGGTTAATACCAATGGTGATGTTGGGCTGGGACTGGACAATGCCTGTGTTTGCTCACCACTGCCTCCTCCTGGTCCTGGGCCCGGAACTGCTCCCTTAGATGCAGATGACACTGCGGCAGCTGCTGCTCGTTGCGCTCGGGCAAGCTGAGCTTTAGCTTTGATGTCAGCCAAAGTACGAGCACCAGTACGG
The nucleotide sequence above comes from Mastacembelus armatus chromosome 22, fMasArm1.2, whole genome shotgun sequence. Encoded proteins:
- the asxl2 gene encoding putative Polycomb group protein ASXL2 isoform X3, which gives rise to MNRGEEPQSQMQIRWHHERNKWNCYVPSKLQSQPSSPQPRCSSPSVPTSKLISPSQKHSKKALKQALKQQQQRNQRRQGGMSTSSSPRLLLKTIKDMTDNISTKTDLCHPVVPRKVSQRASRLSAGQIKRTKCKIDVETPDSILVNTNLRAIINKHTFSVLPPDCQQKLLKLLPEVDQQACMDGLLKVTSSALNNEFFTSAAQSWKERLAEGEFTPELQLRMRQEIEKEKKVEHWKEAFFENYYGEKSGLSYEESKELTKADLNQKSDSPKSPPHQSGPAAQAPEESKGSKDSSQTNAAAKDMKPGQASSQELQKAQSTQKEPDSTTEPMKTRCSEHVEDPKLNTTAQCGPAPTVRAPEVARQTDHCVAGLLPEKEHRVEVKEEKTVFPQSPVRKSPPSKASSELKEDQLVSVVKPAEESKEVISEPDGLSEPLKRKSVSDMEGDLTPEKRPRVSSVSSVSSVSSVSPPASSISSPATPTQTPNPRVPPLKIPVSRILPIPVSPSQVSPRTPLPGPLSSPGRTGARTLADIKAKAQLARAQRAAAAAVSSASKGAVPGPGPGGGSGEQTQALSSPSPTSPLVLTKLPTTSSSQGSSSFSCQFDFSGQLSPNWSQTSCSSKPGDLQKGLPACTVSTGHHSFQKSLSSTTQSSSVLSLKGQENPSSSASNRASSCIPANNPLVTQLLQGKNVPLEQILPKPLSKVGVKMSNFTSASKGKTSHSTARRADKPVSHQFNTAGQAGVFSEYTRHSRDLPDKETQEQILQALMQRKIHQNQPYGSLVPQQPQYKVHQLVHAEEHQDQSRISVGFLGRKRMPKPAMTGHYLLNVSTYGRGSDSKRLHQSAIPNTSVSSLKRESTEGEGAVKEEEPARKVFSPLSGVKTEQQGYSITKSEESASFQYCASIKTEPGSEERAASAESSSTTATAKDTSSSSQSHRRHLELCNNNQGNSEPYLTHLDPSHQRLSAFQTQRTLNNQEPVVASCYGGTINMSVPHTLNHGTAGTGSSTSSSEADCSSVHGSIMSFSVTVTTIPASHSLDHANQGEPSPEQSFIEGSSMEDVQSKCYCRLKAMIMCKGCGAFCHDDCIGPSKLCVSCLVVR
- the asxl2 gene encoding putative Polycomb group protein ASXL2 isoform X4 is translated as MMIAKVPSKLQSQPSSPQPRCSSPSVPTSKLISPSQKHSKKALKQALKQQQQRNQRRQGGMSTSSSPRLLLKTIKDMTDNISTKTDLCHPVVPRKVSQRASRLSAGQIKRTKCKIDVETPDSILVNTNLRAIINKHTFSVLPPDCQQKLLKLLPEVDQQACMDGLLKVTSSALNNEFFTSAAQSWKERLAEGEFTPELQLRMRQEIEKEKKVEHWKEAFFENYYGEKSGLSYEESKELTKADLNQKSDSPKSPPHQSGPAAQAPEESKGSKDSSQTNAAAKDMKPGQASSQELQKAQSTQKEPDSTTEPMKTRCSEHVEDPKLNTTAQCGPAPTVRAPEVARQTDHCVAGLLPEKEHRVEVKEEKTVFPQSPVRKSPPSKASSELKEDQLVSVVKPAEESKEVISEPDGLSEPLKRKSVSDMEGDLTPEKRPRVSSVSSVSSVSSVSPPASSISSPATPTQTPNPRVPPLKIPVSRILPIPVSPSQVSPRTPLPGPLSSPGRTGARTLADIKAKAQLARAQRAAAAAVSSASKGAVPGPGPGGGSGEQTQALSSPSPTSPLVLTKLPTTSSSQGSSSFSCQFDFSGQLSPNWSQTSCSSKPGDLQKGLPACTVSTGHHSFQKSLSSTTQSSSVLSLKGQENPSSSASNRASSCIPANNPLVTQLLQGKNVPLEQILPKPLSKVGVKMSNFTSASKGKTSHSTARRADKPVSHQFNTAGQAGVFSEYTRHSRDLPDKETQEQILQALMQRKIHQNQPYGSLVPQQPQYKVHQLVHAEEHQDQSRISVGFLGRKRMPKPAMTGHYLLNVSTYGRGSDSKRLHQSAIPNTSVSSLKRESTEGEGAVKEEEPARKVFSPLSGVKTEQQGYSITKSEESASFQYCASIKTEPGSEERAASAESSSTTATAKDTSSSSQSHRRHLELCNNNQGNSEPYLTHLDPSHQRLSAFQTQRTLNNQEPVVASCYGGTINMSVPHTLNHGTAGTGSSTSSSEADCSSVHGSIMSFSVTVTTIPASHSLDHANQGEPSPEQSFIEGSSMEDVQSKCYCRLKAMIMCKGCGAFCHDDCIGPSKLCVSCLVVR